A genomic region of Verrucomicrobiota bacterium contains the following coding sequences:
- a CDS encoding dephospho-CoA kinase has product MKVIGLTGGIGMGKSTSARLLRERGVPVVDTDLVAREVVLPGQPALAEIREVFGAAVIKADGTLDREALARRVFADSDARVRLEAILHPRIRAVWMAQVAAWRTEARRSAVVVIPLLFETKAEALCDVTICVACSAATQQQRLLARGWTPEHIRQRINAQWSVEVKLGLADHVVWTEGDLESHAEQLRRIIPGG; this is encoded by the coding sequence CGGACTCACCGGCGGCATCGGCATGGGCAAGTCCACCTCCGCGCGGCTGCTTCGGGAGCGCGGGGTGCCCGTGGTGGACACGGACTTGGTGGCGCGGGAAGTCGTGTTGCCCGGCCAGCCCGCGCTTGCGGAGATTCGCGAGGTGTTCGGCGCCGCCGTCATCAAGGCGGATGGCACGCTTGACCGCGAGGCGCTTGCGAGGCGGGTGTTCGCGGACAGCGACGCGCGCGTGCGACTCGAGGCGATCCTGCATCCGCGCATCCGCGCCGTCTGGATGGCCCAAGTCGCCGCGTGGCGCACCGAGGCTCGCCGCAGCGCCGTGGTGGTCATCCCGCTGCTGTTCGAGACGAAGGCCGAGGCACTTTGCGACGTGACAATCTGCGTCGCCTGTTCCGCGGCGACGCAACAACAGCGCCTGCTCGCGCGGGGTTGGACCCCGGAGCACATTCGCCAGCGGATCAACGCCCAATGGTCGGTCGAGGTGAAGCTGGGGCTGGCCGACCACGTGGTCTGGACGGAGGGCGACTTGGAGAGCCACGCAGAGCAGTTGCGGAGGATCATTCCGGGCGGATAG